From Actinomycetota bacterium:
ACGAACAGCACCGTAAAAAAATTAATATGAAAATAATAAATTTAAAAAGTGAAAGAGGCTCAACTCTAATTGAGTTCACCCTGACAATATTAATATTTTTAATAATATTTGCTGCAATAGTTCAGTTTGGTTATATATTATTTGCAAATAATATTGTTGAAACAGCATCCTTTGAGGGTGCAAGAGCAGGCTCCATTACACCAGATCCAGCTGATGCTGAGAGTGTTGCATCAAATGCTGTTGATGATTATATTGTAAAAGTACTTCCTGGTTGGAGTAGTGGTAATATGAAAAAAGACATATCGATAACAGGTCTTAGCCCGGAGGATACTATAACTGTAAGCGTTTCTTATGATGTACCAATAATGTTTGGTAAAGCTTTGTTCCCTTATAGCGGTGGCTATTTTACTGTCGGAGGGGAATCAACTATGACACTTACTGAAAAACCTTAAAATTATGAAGAAAATTATTAAAAATGAAACGG
This genomic window contains:
- a CDS encoding pilus assembly protein; translation: MKIINLKSERGSTLIEFTLTILIFLIIFAAIVQFGYILFANNIVETASFEGARAGSITPDPADAESVASNAVDDYIVKVLPGWSSGNMKKDISITGLSPEDTITVSVSYDVPIMFGKALFPYSGGYFTVGGESTMTLTEKP